In Parasphingorhabdus halotolerans, a single window of DNA contains:
- a CDS encoding demethoxyubiquinone hydroxylase family protein — MDEKNLGRSKADIASMIRVNQAGEYGAAQIYKGQLAVMGDDAPDSSAIHHMAEQEQVHLDAFDKMIAERGVRPTLLQPFWKVAGYALGATTAAMGPRAAMACTAAVETEIDAHYKEQLDALESENDPELTRMITEFREEELEHKATAIAAGAEETPGYPALSAAIRLGCRVAIGLSKRI, encoded by the coding sequence ATGGATGAAAAAAACCTCGGACGGTCAAAAGCGGATATCGCCTCGATGATCCGTGTCAATCAGGCGGGCGAATATGGCGCGGCGCAAATTTACAAAGGCCAGCTTGCGGTGATGGGCGATGATGCGCCCGACAGCAGCGCAATCCATCATATGGCCGAGCAGGAACAAGTGCATCTGGATGCATTTGACAAGATGATAGCCGAACGCGGCGTGCGGCCCACACTTTTGCAACCATTCTGGAAAGTTGCAGGCTACGCGCTGGGTGCCACGACTGCTGCAATGGGCCCGCGCGCTGCAATGGCTTGCACCGCGGCGGTCGAAACGGAAATAGACGCCCACTACAAGGAGCAGCTTGACGCCCTGGAATCGGAAAATGATCCCGAGCTGACCCGTATGATTACGGAGTTCCGTGAAGAAGAGCTGGAGCATAAGGCAACAGCGATAGCGGCGGGTGCAGAAGAAACGCCCGGTTATCCCGCGCTCAGCGCAGCCATCCGTTTGGGATGCAGGGTCGCGATCGGGTTGTCCAAACGGATTTAA
- a CDS encoding disulfide bond formation protein B: MALTRIAYALALIIPAALLGGALISQYVFGLYPCEMCMWQRWPHYIALGFAALAMALRNHELSKSIVVAAALAVLVSGLIGGFHAGVEYGWWEGLTACATTVPASGDMLDSIMNAPLVRCDVAPWSLFGISLAGFNFLLSVVGAMLILMLLTMGRKEMQHG; the protein is encoded by the coding sequence ATGGCATTGACGCGAATAGCCTATGCACTGGCGCTGATCATTCCCGCTGCCTTGCTGGGCGGCGCTTTGATCAGCCAATATGTTTTTGGCCTCTATCCGTGCGAAATGTGCATGTGGCAGCGCTGGCCGCATTACATCGCTCTCGGTTTTGCTGCGTTGGCGATGGCATTGCGCAACCATGAACTGTCGAAATCCATCGTGGTTGCCGCGGCGCTGGCGGTATTGGTCAGCGGTCTGATCGGCGGTTTTCACGCAGGCGTGGAATATGGCTGGTGGGAGGGGCTGACCGCATGCGCCACGACGGTGCCTGCCAGCGGCGATATGCTCGACTCCATCATGAACGCGCCGCTCGTGCGCTGCGATGTCGCGCCCTGGTCGCTTTTCGGAATTTCTCTTGCGGGCTTTAATTTTCTTTTGTCAGTGGTCGGAGCCATGCTTATCTTGATGTTATTGACAATGGGCCGTAAGGAAATGCAGCATGGATGA
- a CDS encoding murein hydrolase activator EnvC family protein, with translation MLAIGAFCAASLTAQTSGPSLSEQQRALVSAREQSESARQRSDALRRQADTASNEADRVASEAAALAARIQASEADIRAARARIAIVRRLQQQLRARLAERQEPVVRLTAALQMMTRKPTALALVEPRSLDELIYMRSIMSTVIPEIERRTASLRNEVKQGEKLRAQSDRAIASLNESQQRLKERRTQLARLEANERITASQFADDAGLEQDRALALGEEARDILDLMDQIRESGEVRESLADLDGPLLRPGQGNDQRASRKSKDPAIANAYRLPVVGDIITGLGEISNSGYRSRGLTIAVDPNAQIVAPAAGRVAFSGRYKGYGNILIIEHDGGWTSLITNMATTSVEEGAKVVQGAPVGRSGNDDPTVTVELRRNGRPIDIAALIG, from the coding sequence ATGCTGGCGATTGGCGCCTTCTGCGCCGCATCGCTGACCGCCCAGACTTCCGGCCCATCCTTGTCGGAGCAGCAACGTGCGCTTGTTTCTGCAAGGGAACAATCGGAAAGCGCGCGGCAGCGCAGCGATGCGTTGCGTCGTCAGGCTGACACTGCATCTAATGAAGCGGACCGGGTGGCAAGCGAAGCGGCGGCGCTCGCGGCCCGCATTCAGGCAAGCGAAGCTGACATAAGGGCGGCAAGGGCGCGCATCGCCATTGTCAGAAGGCTTCAGCAACAACTACGCGCAAGGTTGGCGGAAAGGCAGGAACCCGTGGTTCGTTTGACTGCGGCACTCCAGATGATGACCCGCAAGCCGACCGCGCTCGCGCTTGTGGAGCCCCGCTCGCTGGATGAGCTCATATATATGCGTTCGATCATGTCGACCGTCATTCCGGAAATTGAACGCCGCACGGCGAGCTTGCGGAACGAGGTGAAGCAGGGCGAGAAACTGCGCGCCCAGTCGGATCGCGCGATTGCTTCGCTCAACGAGAGCCAGCAGCGGCTAAAGGAACGCCGTACTCAATTGGCGCGATTGGAAGCCAACGAGCGGATTACCGCCTCGCAATTTGCCGATGATGCCGGGCTGGAACAGGATCGCGCACTGGCACTGGGCGAGGAAGCACGAGATATTCTCGATCTGATGGATCAAATTCGCGAAAGCGGCGAGGTCCGCGAGTCTCTGGCGGATCTGGATGGTCCGCTGCTGCGGCCCGGGCAGGGCAATGACCAGCGAGCATCCCGCAAATCAAAAGATCCCGCCATTGCCAATGCCTATAGGCTGCCAGTGGTTGGTGATATCATCACTGGACTGGGAGAGATATCCAATAGCGGCTATCGCTCTCGCGGGCTTACCATCGCCGTTGATCCGAATGCGCAAATCGTCGCGCCAGCAGCAGGCCGAGTGGCCTTTTCCGGGCGGTATAAGGGTTACGGTAACATATTGATCATTGAGCATGACGGCGGTTGGACCAGCTTGATCACTAATATGGCGACAACGAGCGTCGAAGAAGGCGCCAAGGTGGTGCAAGGCGCTCCGGTTGGTCGTTCCGGCAATGACGACCCAACCGTCACCGTTGAGCTGCGCCGAAATGGCCGACCCATTGATATTGCCGCGCTTATCGGCTGA
- a CDS encoding 23S rRNA (pseudouridine(1915)-N(3))-methyltransferase RlmH, producing MKLHIVARGKIGRSPEWELVDRYVKRIPWDVKLSELPDQGGKTPKLDGETKIIALDETGENWTSKNFAKLLAGWRDNGVREARFLIGAADGLSAEERASADHFLSFGKATWPHMMARAMLAEQLFRATAIIANHPYHREG from the coding sequence ATGAAACTGCATATTGTCGCTCGCGGAAAAATTGGCCGCAGTCCTGAATGGGAGCTGGTCGACCGATATGTGAAACGCATTCCATGGGATGTGAAACTCAGCGAATTGCCGGACCAAGGCGGGAAAACACCCAAACTGGATGGCGAAACCAAAATCATTGCGCTGGACGAAACCGGCGAAAACTGGACATCCAAAAATTTTGCAAAGCTGCTGGCAGGTTGGCGCGACAATGGTGTGCGCGAAGCGCGTTTTCTTATCGGCGCAGCAGATGGTTTGTCAGCTGAAGAACGCGCCAGCGCCGATCATTTTTTGTCCTTTGGCAAAGCAACCTGGCCACACATGATGGCCCGCGCGATGCTGGCAGAACAATTGTTTCGCGCGACTGCAATAATTGCTAACCATCCCTATCACAGAGAAGGATGA
- a CDS encoding S41 family peptidase — MKKPFLQASALVLTVALLPATTSALSAVDANTYREMEQFMSVFDRVRNDYVDQVDDADLIKGAIDGMLGSLDPHSSFLDARDFENLRTQTDGNYGGLGLSVTMEDGAVKVIAPFKDTPADKAGVKAGDYITHINGELIYGGTLDEAVEEMRGKPGTPIELTIVRPGRDKPFDVSMNRAIIDLKPVTWEIKDQVGVISLNSFSADVGADVKAAITGIEKSLGKKPLGYILDMRSNPGGLLDEAVAVSDVFLTRGEIVSQRGRKKSDIERYFAKTGDAANGLPVIVLIDAGSASASEIVAGALQDHHRGLVMGERSFGKGSVQTLLPLSNTSALRLTTARYYTPSGKSVQEGGIEPDIIVPQLSDPDYKTRPKFREADLRRHLINEIKLEDGVLEEDTKEDPRFTATSEELEKQGVKDFQMHYALQTLSRLGPEGMRVAINKATKKAVTKKPATAKN; from the coding sequence ATGAAAAAGCCTTTTCTTCAAGCCTCCGCGCTGGTTTTGACCGTCGCGCTGTTACCCGCCACCACTTCGGCACTGTCTGCGGTGGACGCGAACACATATCGCGAAATGGAGCAGTTCATGAGCGTGTTTGACCGGGTGAGAAACGACTATGTCGATCAGGTTGACGATGCCGATCTGATAAAGGGCGCAATTGACGGGATGCTTGGTAGTCTCGATCCGCACAGCAGCTTTCTCGATGCCCGTGATTTTGAAAACCTGCGGACGCAAACAGATGGCAATTACGGCGGTCTAGGTCTGTCTGTAACCATGGAAGACGGAGCGGTTAAGGTGATTGCGCCGTTTAAGGATACCCCGGCGGACAAAGCTGGCGTGAAGGCGGGTGACTATATCACCCATATAAACGGCGAGTTGATTTATGGCGGAACACTGGATGAAGCGGTCGAAGAAATGCGCGGCAAGCCGGGCACGCCAATCGAACTGACCATCGTGCGCCCGGGCCGCGACAAGCCTTTTGATGTTTCGATGAACCGCGCGATCATTGATCTCAAACCGGTGACATGGGAGATTAAGGATCAGGTTGGTGTGATCAGCCTCAACAGCTTTTCCGCCGATGTCGGCGCGGACGTAAAAGCGGCGATCACAGGCATTGAAAAATCACTGGGCAAAAAACCACTTGGTTATATTCTCGATATGCGTTCCAACCCCGGCGGTCTGCTGGACGAGGCAGTGGCGGTGTCGGATGTGTTTCTGACGCGCGGTGAAATTGTTTCGCAGCGTGGCCGCAAAAAATCAGACATTGAGCGTTATTTCGCAAAAACCGGTGACGCCGCCAATGGCCTGCCGGTGATTGTGCTGATTGATGCTGGTTCGGCATCGGCTTCTGAAATCGTAGCTGGAGCGTTGCAGGATCATCATCGCGGACTGGTGATGGGTGAACGCAGCTTCGGCAAGGGATCGGTGCAAACATTGTTGCCGCTTTCCAATACCTCGGCGCTGCGCCTGACGACAGCGCGCTATTACACGCCGTCTGGCAAGTCAGTGCAGGAGGGCGGCATTGAACCTGATATCATCGTGCCGCAGCTTTCCGACCCCGATTATAAAACCCGCCCGAAATTCCGCGAGGCAGATCTCCGCCGCCATTTGATCAACGAAATCAAACTGGAAGACGGTGTTCTGGAAGAAGACACCAAAGAAGATCCTCGGTTTACGGCGACTTCGGAAGAGCTCGAAAAACAGGGCGTGAAGGATTTTCAGATGCATTATGCCTTGCAAACGCTGAGTCGTCTGGGTCCTGAAGGTATGAGGGTTGCGATCAACAAGGCTACGAAAAAGGCAGTCACAAAGAAACCCGCGACCGCTAAAAATTAA